DNA from Frateuria edaphi:
GGCGCTCATCAGGTCGCCGCGTTCGGCCTCGGGAATGGCCGCCAGGTAGGGCTCCCAGGCATCCGGATAGAGCGCATCGCAACCCTTCTGGTAGAACCACTCCAGCTCCCATCGACGCAGCATGAAGATGCCGCGCAGGACCAGCTCGGTCACCTTGTCCGGGTGGGTCTGCGCGTAGGCCAGCGCCAGCGTGGAGCCCCAGGAACCGCCGAATACCTGCCAGCGCGCGATCCCGAGGTGCTCGCGCAGCCGCTCGATGTCGGCGACCAGGTCCCAGGTGGTGTTGTCGGTGAGCTCGGCGTGCGGCGTGGAGCGTCCGCAGCCGCGCTGGTCGAACAGGATGATGCGGTAGGCCGCCGGGTCGAAGAAGCGCCGGCAGCGCGGGCTGGCCCCGGCGCCTGGTCCGCCGTGCAGGAAGACCACGGGCTTGCCGTTCGGATTGCCGCTCTGCTCGTAGTAGATCGTGTGCAGTCCGGACACCGGCAGCATGCCGCTGTCGTAGGGTTCGATCTCCGGATACAGCGCGCGGCGTTCCTCGGTCATGCCTGGTTCTCCGTGGGATGGGAAGCCCTCAAGGCTAGCACCCGCGCCGGCCTTGCAGGAGCCTGCGCGCGGGTTCCCGCGGGTCGCGTAACCGGATCAATCGAACAGCTTGCCCGGGTTGAGGATGCCGTTAGGGTCGAATACCGTGCGTACCCCGCGCATCAGGGCAATCTCCGCCTCGCTGCGCGTGCTTTCCAGATACGGTTTCTTGACCAGCCCGATGCCGTGCTCGGCCGAGATGCTGCCGCCGTGGCGCTGCAGCGTATCGGCGAGCAGGCGGGTGACGCGTTCGCAATGGGCGATGAACTCGGCCTGCTGCATGTCCTCGGGCGGCAACACGTTGATGTGCAGGTTGCCGTCGCCGATGTGGCCGAACCACACGACCTCCATCTGCGGATATTCGCGCGCCAGCAGCGCCTGCATCTCGTGCAGGAACGCGGGCATCGCGCCGATGCGCAGCGCGATGTCGTTCTTGTAGGGCTTGCGCGGCGCCAGGCTTTCGGTGATTCCCTCGCGCAGCCGCCACAGCGTGGCCGCCTGCGATTCGCTCTGCGCGATCACGCCATCGCTGATCCAGCCCTCGCGCACGCCGTCCTCGAACGCCAGCAGGGCCGCCTGCTCGTCGCCGTCGTCGAGCGCGTCGTACTCGGTCACCACGTAATACGGCTGGTCGGCGTCGATCGCGCGCTGCGCGCCATGCGCCAGCACGTGCCGGAGCGCCACATCGGTGAAGAACTCGAATGCCTGCAGCTTCAGCTGCGCGCGGAACAGCGCGAAAACCTTCATCAGCGCATCCATGTGCGGCAGCGCCAGCAGCATGGTCTGCGCCGGCGGCGGCGGATCGGTGAGCTTGAGCTGCGCACCGACCACCACGCCCAGCGTGCCTTCGGACCCGATCATCAGCTGGCGCAGGTCGTAGCCGCTGGAGTTCTTGACCAGGCCACGGTTGAGCTCCAGCAGCTCGCCGTTGCCGGCGACCACGGTCAGGCCGCCGATCCACTCGCGCGTGGTGCCGTAACGGATCACGCGGATGCCGCCGGCGT
Protein-coding regions in this window:
- the pip gene encoding prolyl aminopeptidase, with amino-acid sequence MTEERRALYPEIEPYDSGMLPVSGLHTIYYEQSGNPNGKPVVFLHGGPGAGASPRCRRFFDPAAYRIILFDQRGCGRSTPHAELTDNTTWDLVADIERLREHLGIARWQVFGGSWGSTLALAYAQTHPDKVTELVLRGIFMLRRWELEWFYQKGCDALYPDAWEPYLAAIPEAERGDLMSAYHRRLTSPDAATRLEAARAWSTWEAGTSFLFQDPGYIASSGEDEFALAFARIECHYFVNGGFFEHDDQLLRNVDRIRRIPTVIVQGRYDVVCPLRSAWDLHRAWPEADLRIVQDAGHSAFEAGITHELVEATDRFKS
- a CDS encoding FAD-binding oxidoreductase yields the protein MTDPRLTELTARAPSLRLLTELADLIHYGRDWTRRWGPAPLAVALPGSIEEVQAIVRWANERQVALVPSGGRTGLSGGAVAARGELVLSLERMNRVLGFSDTDRLLEVEAGITLQAVHEAARSHGLLYPVDFGARGSCTIGGNIATNAGGIRVIRYGTTREWIGGLTVVAGNGELLELNRGLVKNSSGYDLRQLMIGSEGTLGVVVGAQLKLTDPPPPAQTMLLALPHMDALMKVFALFRAQLKLQAFEFFTDVALRHVLAHGAQRAIDADQPYYVVTEYDALDDGDEQAALLAFEDGVREGWISDGVIAQSESQAATLWRLREGITESLAPRKPYKNDIALRIGAMPAFLHEMQALLAREYPQMEVVWFGHIGDGNLHINVLPPEDMQQAEFIAHCERVTRLLADTLQRHGGSISAEHGIGLVKKPYLESTRSEAEIALMRGVRTVFDPNGILNPGKLFD